From a region of the Tenggerimyces flavus genome:
- a CDS encoding RecQ family ATP-dependent DNA helicase yields the protein MTETTPTTDLRAQGDAHLRRLVGVPDAEFRDGQWEAIEALVAESRRVLVVQRTGWGKSAVYFVATALRRAEGAGPTLIVSPLLALMRDQVAAAERAGIRGVTINSANAEEWTDISKALEADEVDVLLVSPERLNNPRFRDEQLPDLAARAGLLVVDEAHCVSDWGHDFRPDYRRIRDLLDDLPAGTPVLGTTATANARVVADVEEQLASGGADVLTLRGPLARASLRLGVLRLATPQQRLAWLAAHLNDLPGSGIVYTLTVSAAEDIAAMLRDAGFPVLAYTGRTDQAERLFAEDALRNNQVKALIATSALGMGFDKPDLGFVVHVGAPASPIAYYQQVGRAGRATERADVLLLPGIEDPDIWKYFATASMPRQEQADAVLEALASAGKPLSTPALEAIVDVRRTRLELLLKVLDVEGAVRRVGGGWESSGQPWVYDAERYDRVAQARSDEAKSMLEYERSDECRMAFLQKALDDPTASPCGRCDRCTGPWYPTEVSAGASEAAAARLRQVGVELESRAMWPPGVKRLGVDVSGRIAADDQAGTGRAVARLTDLGWGQRLRTLLAPGAEDAPADEALLGACVEVLKTWGWSRRPDGVAWIESRGRPQLGRSVAEGIARIGRLPLLGSVVPQHGGPTGEPGGNSAFRLAAVWDRLAVSDELRANLGSAPTVLLIDDLADSRWTLTVAARELRKSGAGEVLPFVLALVA from the coding sequence ATGACTGAGACCACGCCGACCACCGACCTGCGAGCCCAGGGTGACGCTCACCTGCGGCGGCTCGTGGGCGTGCCCGACGCCGAGTTCCGCGACGGGCAGTGGGAGGCGATCGAGGCCCTCGTCGCCGAGAGCCGCCGCGTGCTCGTCGTCCAACGCACCGGCTGGGGCAAGTCGGCCGTCTACTTCGTCGCGACCGCACTGCGCCGCGCCGAGGGAGCCGGACCGACGCTGATCGTGTCGCCGCTGCTCGCGCTCATGCGCGACCAGGTCGCGGCGGCCGAGCGCGCCGGCATCCGCGGGGTGACGATCAACTCCGCGAACGCCGAGGAGTGGACCGACATCTCCAAGGCGCTCGAGGCCGACGAGGTCGACGTCCTGCTGGTGAGCCCGGAACGCCTCAACAACCCGCGCTTCCGCGACGAACAGCTGCCCGACCTCGCCGCCCGGGCCGGGCTGCTCGTGGTCGACGAGGCGCACTGCGTCTCCGACTGGGGCCACGACTTCCGGCCCGACTACCGGCGCATCCGCGACCTGCTCGACGACCTGCCCGCCGGCACGCCGGTGCTCGGCACGACCGCGACCGCGAACGCGCGCGTGGTCGCAGACGTCGAGGAGCAGCTGGCGTCCGGCGGCGCGGACGTCCTCACTCTCCGCGGCCCACTCGCACGTGCGAGCCTCCGCCTCGGTGTCCTGAGACTGGCGACGCCGCAGCAACGACTCGCCTGGCTCGCCGCCCACCTCAACGACCTGCCGGGCAGCGGCATCGTCTACACGCTCACGGTGTCCGCCGCCGAGGACATCGCCGCGATGCTGCGCGACGCCGGCTTCCCCGTGCTCGCGTACACCGGCCGCACCGACCAGGCCGAGCGGCTGTTCGCCGAGGACGCGCTGCGTAACAACCAGGTCAAGGCGCTGATCGCGACCAGCGCGCTCGGCATGGGCTTCGACAAGCCCGACCTCGGCTTCGTCGTCCACGTAGGCGCGCCGGCGTCGCCGATCGCCTACTACCAACAGGTCGGCCGGGCCGGTCGCGCGACCGAACGAGCCGACGTGCTGTTGCTGCCCGGCATCGAGGACCCCGACATCTGGAAGTACTTCGCGACCGCGTCGATGCCGCGCCAGGAGCAGGCGGACGCCGTACTCGAGGCGCTGGCGTCCGCGGGCAAGCCGCTGTCGACGCCGGCGCTGGAGGCGATCGTCGACGTCCGCCGGACGCGGCTGGAGCTGCTCCTCAAGGTGCTCGACGTCGAGGGCGCGGTCCGCCGGGTGGGCGGTGGCTGGGAGAGCTCCGGCCAGCCGTGGGTGTACGACGCGGAGCGGTACGACCGGGTGGCACAGGCCCGTTCCGACGAAGCGAAGTCGATGCTGGAGTACGAGCGCAGCGACGAGTGCCGGATGGCGTTCCTGCAGAAGGCGCTCGACGACCCGACGGCCTCGCCGTGCGGGCGCTGCGACCGGTGCACCGGTCCGTGGTACCCGACCGAGGTGTCGGCCGGAGCCTCGGAGGCGGCTGCCGCGCGGCTGCGCCAGGTCGGCGTCGAGCTCGAGTCGCGTGCGATGTGGCCACCCGGTGTGAAGCGGCTCGGGGTCGACGTGTCCGGCCGGATCGCGGCCGACGACCAGGCCGGCACCGGGCGGGCGGTGGCGCGGCTGACCGACCTCGGCTGGGGACAGCGACTGCGGACGTTGCTCGCCCCGGGTGCGGAGGACGCGCCCGCCGACGAGGCGCTGCTCGGGGCCTGCGTGGAGGTGCTGAAGACCTGGGGCTGGTCGCGCCGGCCCGACGGGGTCGCGTGGATCGAGTCGCGCGGCCGGCCGCAGCTCGGACGTTCGGTGGCCGAGGGCATCGCCCGGATCGGCCGGCTGCCATTGCTGGGTTCGGTGGTGCCGCAGCACGGTGGGCCGACCGGCGAGCCGGGAGGCAACAGCGCGTTCCGGCTCGCGGCCGTGTGGGACCGGCTCGCGGTGTCGGACGAGCTCCGGGCGAACCTGGGCTCCGCGCCGACGGTGCTGCTCATCGACGATCTCGCCGACTCGCGCTGGACGCTCACCGTCGCCGCGCGCGAGCTCCGCAAGTCGGGTGCGGGGGAGGTGTTGCCCTTCGTTCTCGCCCTCGTTGCCTGA
- a CDS encoding sterol carrier family protein, which translates to MPRRYQPAPAADVAAALSRVLASGAAAPRDDLKLLSRHFAAVLLARAPGRSVELRVPPYAAIQCVPGPRHTRGTPPGVVETDPLTFVLLASGQLTWDDARSSARLIASGERTDLSAYLPLTEPFEKS; encoded by the coding sequence GTGCCTCGTCGCTACCAGCCCGCCCCCGCCGCCGACGTGGCCGCGGCCTTGTCGCGGGTGCTCGCTTCCGGCGCTGCGGCGCCTCGGGACGACCTGAAGCTGCTCTCCAGGCATTTCGCCGCGGTGCTGTTGGCGCGGGCTCCTGGCCGGTCGGTGGAGCTGCGGGTCCCGCCGTATGCCGCGATCCAGTGCGTTCCCGGTCCTCGGCACACGCGGGGGACTCCGCCAGGGGTGGTCGAGACCGATCCGCTGACCTTCGTGCTGCTCGCGAGTGGGCAGCTGACCTGGGACGATGCCCGTTCGTCGGCCCGGCTCATCGCCAGCGGCGAGCGGACCGACCTGTCGGCGTACTTGCCGTTGACGGAGCCTTTCGAAAAATCTTGA
- a CDS encoding carbonic anhydrase: MSTSPAGLSRRGMLVLGALALTAVSCSQPDQIAQRVQPAKSSPSGGPVPDDAWKRLLTGNERFAQGEQIRPRQELSWRQAVAGKQQTPFACVLGCVDSRVTPEIVFDQGLGDLLTVRTAGEVLDDAVIGSIEYGVHHLNIPLVVVLGHSNCGAVQATIDVVKGEEKVHGEVSALVRAIEAAVLATPENDNEEEFLAACVDEQARRMAVELPERSEVVDAAILAGKTRVIAATYDLQSGKIKEL; this comes from the coding sequence ATGTCGACATCACCCGCCGGCCTGTCCAGGCGCGGCATGCTGGTGCTGGGCGCGCTCGCCTTGACGGCGGTGAGCTGTAGCCAGCCAGACCAGATAGCCCAACGGGTCCAGCCCGCGAAGTCCAGTCCGTCCGGAGGTCCTGTGCCTGACGACGCGTGGAAGCGCCTGCTCACCGGCAACGAACGGTTCGCCCAGGGCGAGCAGATCCGACCCCGCCAGGAGCTGTCCTGGCGACAGGCGGTCGCGGGGAAGCAGCAGACCCCGTTCGCCTGCGTCCTCGGCTGCGTGGACTCGCGCGTGACGCCGGAGATCGTCTTCGACCAGGGCCTCGGCGACCTGTTGACCGTGCGTACGGCCGGCGAGGTGCTCGACGACGCGGTCATCGGCAGCATCGAGTACGGCGTCCACCACCTGAACATCCCGCTGGTCGTCGTCCTCGGCCACTCCAACTGCGGTGCCGTCCAGGCGACGATCGACGTCGTCAAGGGCGAGGAGAAGGTGCACGGCGAGGTCAGCGCGCTCGTGCGCGCGATCGAAGCGGCCGTGCTCGCGACGCCGGAGAACGACAACGAGGAGGAGTTCCTCGCCGCGTGCGTCGACGAGCAGGCGCGCCGAATGGCGGTCGAGCTGCCGGAGCGCTCCGAGGTCGTCGACGCCGCGATCCTGGCCGGCAAGACCCGGGTGATCGCGGCGACGTACGACCTGCAGAGCGGCAAGATCAAGGAGCTGTGA
- a CDS encoding cytochrome P450, with translation MGNVLGDPFVKLMLREGHENPYPIYERLRAEGPLYRSRIKIWSTTSHELSNKILRDRRWGVRANTGDYSGVTVLPEGESEGFDFSFLELDPPDHTRLRRLATPAFTAKRILGYRARVEEVTHRLLDKAMRKGSFDLITDFANPLPIAVIADLLGIPEVDYEVFAGYGRIVGKALDGVDSVRHSKELAGARRDLAALFTRLLRERTREPKDDVISILAAALGEEKLTEYELITCCQLLLIAGFETTVNLIGNGMLAFLSHPAQWALLREDPSLAAKAAEEVLRYDAPVQNTMRIAHEDLELGGRLFRTGSHVIPLLGAANRDPEVYETPARFDIAREAPAEHLAFSSGIHYCVGAPLARLEGTVAFEALAERLPRLRLVGKPVRRQTTTIRGLRSLPLEGALVTAP, from the coding sequence ATGGGGAACGTGCTGGGCGATCCCTTTGTCAAGCTGATGTTGCGCGAGGGGCACGAAAACCCGTACCCGATCTACGAGCGCCTGCGCGCCGAGGGCCCGCTGTACCGAAGCAGGATCAAGATCTGGTCGACGACAAGCCACGAGCTCTCCAACAAGATCCTGCGCGACCGGCGCTGGGGCGTCCGAGCCAACACCGGCGACTACTCCGGTGTCACCGTGCTCCCCGAAGGCGAGAGCGAGGGCTTCGACTTCTCGTTCCTCGAGCTCGACCCGCCCGACCACACGCGGTTGCGGCGGCTGGCGACGCCCGCGTTCACCGCGAAGCGCATCCTCGGCTACCGCGCACGGGTCGAGGAGGTCACGCATCGCCTGCTAGACAAGGCGATGCGCAAGGGCTCGTTCGATCTCATCACCGACTTCGCCAACCCGCTGCCGATCGCGGTGATCGCCGACCTGCTGGGGATTCCGGAGGTCGACTACGAGGTGTTCGCCGGGTACGGCCGCATCGTCGGCAAGGCGCTCGACGGCGTCGACTCCGTACGCCACTCCAAGGAGCTCGCCGGCGCCCGCCGCGACCTCGCCGCGCTGTTCACCCGGCTGCTGCGGGAGCGGACGAGGGAGCCGAAGGACGACGTGATCAGCATCCTCGCCGCCGCGTTGGGCGAGGAGAAGCTCACCGAGTACGAGCTGATCACCTGCTGCCAGCTCTTGCTCATCGCGGGCTTCGAGACGACCGTCAACCTGATCGGGAACGGCATGCTCGCGTTCCTCTCCCACCCTGCCCAGTGGGCGCTGCTGCGCGAAGACCCGTCGCTTGCGGCGAAGGCGGCGGAGGAGGTGCTGCGGTACGACGCGCCGGTGCAGAACACGATGCGGATCGCGCACGAGGACCTCGAGCTCGGCGGGCGGCTGTTCCGGACCGGGTCGCACGTCATCCCGCTGCTCGGCGCCGCCAACCGCGACCCGGAGGTGTACGAGACGCCGGCACGGTTCGACATCGCGCGCGAGGCGCCGGCTGAGCATCTCGCGTTCTCGTCGGGCATCCATTATTGTGTCGGCGCTCCGCTGGCGCGGCTGGAGGGAACGGTCGCGTTCGAGGCGCTCGCCGAACGGCTGCCGCGGCTACGGCTGGTGGGCAAGCCCGTACGCCGTCAGACGACGACGATCCGTGGGCTGCGTTCGCTCCCGCTCGAGGGAGCGCTGGTCACAGCTCCTTGA
- a CDS encoding MFS transporter, which yields MTDVRTRTERSRVPLAGLISATALSYTGNQIVAVVMPWLVLAKTGSASLAGLVGAAAVAPMVLSTLFGGALVDRVGRRFASICADLLSAAAVAALPLLDSTVGLGIALILILVALGAIFDGPGAAAREAMRPDVARRALMPLERVNAWGEAAENVGAILGPGLAGLLLAWIGGFGTLWAAVGLFVAAVVFTATTVPRGISPEPHRGESFLRSIVVGLKFVWNDRAIRDVSIAAMIAMLFLTPLTLVLTAHLQDVGRATDLALVLSSFAIGGLAGAIGYGVVGHRLPRRGTLAGAVALVGLGFFGLAFLPPVWGMAVIAGAIGIVAGPINPVAAVIMQERTPEHLRGRVIGTFASLAMAAGPLGMLVFGPVIEFGGAGIAFAAIGIGCLVSAIYAAASRGLREGV from the coding sequence ATGACCGACGTACGCACCAGGACCGAACGATCGCGCGTCCCGCTCGCCGGCCTCATCTCGGCGACCGCGCTCTCCTACACCGGCAACCAGATCGTCGCCGTCGTGATGCCCTGGCTCGTCCTCGCGAAGACCGGCAGCGCCTCGCTCGCCGGCCTGGTCGGCGCGGCGGCGGTCGCGCCGATGGTGCTCTCCACGCTGTTCGGCGGTGCGCTCGTCGACCGCGTCGGACGCCGGTTCGCGAGCATCTGCGCCGACCTGCTGAGCGCCGCCGCCGTTGCCGCGTTGCCCTTGCTGGACAGTACGGTCGGCCTCGGCATCGCGCTCATCCTGATCCTCGTCGCCCTCGGCGCGATCTTCGACGGCCCCGGCGCGGCCGCCCGCGAGGCGATGCGCCCCGACGTCGCCCGCCGGGCACTGATGCCGCTGGAACGCGTCAACGCCTGGGGCGAGGCGGCGGAGAACGTCGGCGCGATCCTCGGTCCCGGTCTCGCCGGGCTCCTGCTCGCGTGGATCGGCGGCTTCGGCACGCTGTGGGCCGCGGTAGGGCTGTTCGTCGCCGCGGTCGTCTTCACCGCCACGACGGTTCCGCGCGGGATCTCGCCCGAGCCGCACCGCGGCGAGTCGTTCCTGCGTTCGATCGTCGTCGGCCTGAAGTTCGTCTGGAACGATCGCGCGATCCGCGACGTGAGCATCGCCGCGATGATCGCGATGCTGTTCCTGACACCGCTGACGCTCGTTCTCACCGCCCACCTGCAAGACGTCGGGCGGGCGACCGACCTCGCGCTGGTGCTCAGCTCGTTCGCGATCGGCGGGCTGGCCGGCGCCATCGGGTACGGCGTCGTCGGCCACAGGCTGCCGCGCCGTGGGACGCTCGCTGGCGCGGTTGCCCTGGTGGGGTTGGGATTCTTCGGTCTCGCGTTCCTGCCGCCGGTGTGGGGGATGGCCGTCATCGCCGGCGCGATCGGCATCGTCGCGGGTCCGATCAACCCCGTGGCCGCGGTGATCATGCAGGAACGTACGCCCGAGCACCTGCGCGGGCGTGTGATCGGCACGTTCGCCTCGCTCGCCATGGCGGCGGGGCCGCTCGGAATGCTCGTGTTCGGGCCGGTGATCGAGTTCGGCGGCGCGGGCATCGCGTTCGCCGCGATCGGCATCGGCTGTCTGGTGTCGGCGATCTACGCCGCCGCCAGTCGAGGTCTACGGGAGGGCGTATGA
- a CDS encoding TetR/AcrR family transcriptional regulator, producing the protein MTVHASGRTRHQAPAPRELLDVAAEVLVARPNASLADVAKAAGIGRTTLHKHYPTRQDLLVAVAHDSLDRCDRAIATALEAADEDPVTVLHHLVERLVPLGPQLQFLFRQPTLDDEPKVMRRMSELEPPLHVLVRRAKEQGQVRADIAEWWFVSALYGLLYTAWEGVAYGWLAARDAPDLVVRTLLEGIGQRA; encoded by the coding sequence ATGACTGTTCACGCCTCCGGCCGCACACGGCATCAGGCACCCGCGCCGCGGGAGCTGCTCGACGTGGCGGCCGAGGTGCTGGTCGCGCGGCCGAACGCGTCGCTCGCCGACGTCGCCAAGGCCGCCGGCATCGGTCGTACGACGCTGCACAAGCACTACCCGACCCGCCAGGACCTGCTCGTCGCCGTCGCGCACGACTCCCTCGACCGGTGCGACCGCGCGATCGCCACCGCGCTCGAGGCCGCGGACGAGGACCCCGTCACCGTCCTCCACCACCTCGTCGAGAGGCTCGTCCCGCTCGGCCCGCAGCTGCAGTTCCTCTTCCGCCAGCCCACGCTCGACGACGAGCCCAAGGTCATGCGCCGCATGTCCGAGCTCGAGCCGCCGCTGCACGTCCTCGTGCGCCGCGCCAAAGAGCAGGGCCAGGTCCGCGCGGACATCGCCGAGTGGTGGTTCGTCTCCGCGCTCTACGGTCTGCTCTACACCGCGTGGGAGGGTGTCGCGTACGGCTGGCTCGCCGCCCGTGACGCCCCCGACCTGGTCGTACGCACCCTCCTCGAGGGCATCGGGCAGCGCGCATGA
- a CDS encoding glycoside hydrolase domain-containing protein, whose amino-acid sequence MSPTSHRFARAGLALAAVVAMSSTFGSSAGAAPPPPDSKLVSYHGYQVAVPKAWPVVDLAKDKACVRFDKPAVYLGSPNYQESCPANVVGRAAGLLIEPLNGTSAARPGIVRAKSGTAVAAAATSASGTLQVAIEGAGVLVTAAHGPSDEAAVRSILGTGKLVAGGRAITLDKAAKTSAVITPTAAVVAPGTFNGKGFDQCAAPSQSTMDTWWNSSPYKAVGIYISGIQRGCAQPNLTSTWITNQHNRGWKFLPLHVGLQAPCRPGGGHKMSGDPATARNQGHQAGVESVNAAQALGIVAGSVLYNDMEQYGREAACITAVMSFLDGWTDELHARGYLSGVYSSASSGITDLVNNYNSSTYTRPDHVFFAWWNNVANTDGGQYIPASMWSNHQRVKQYAGDVSETWGGVQINIDRDFFDTANGGPPPPCAGVSLDATAYPNQQSGATGNLVKAAQCLLQGAGSMPAGTPSGTFDAATETAVRSFQTSKSLPVTGVINSNTWTALLSRGSTPTLRSGSSGADVSRLQRSLTSALGRTVGIDGAFGPITDQAARDYQSTRGLGVDGIVGPATWGALQAGR is encoded by the coding sequence ATGTCGCCGACGTCCCATCGTTTTGCCCGAGCCGGCCTCGCCCTGGCCGCCGTTGTCGCAATGTCCAGTACGTTCGGCTCCTCCGCCGGAGCCGCGCCGCCCCCACCGGACAGCAAGCTGGTCTCGTACCACGGCTACCAGGTCGCGGTGCCCAAGGCCTGGCCGGTGGTCGACCTCGCGAAGGACAAGGCCTGCGTCCGGTTCGACAAGCCGGCCGTCTACCTCGGCTCGCCGAACTACCAGGAGAGCTGCCCGGCCAACGTGGTCGGCCGTGCCGCCGGCCTGCTGATCGAGCCGCTGAACGGCACGTCGGCCGCCCGCCCCGGCATCGTTCGCGCGAAGTCCGGCACTGCCGTGGCCGCGGCGGCGACGTCGGCGAGCGGCACGCTGCAGGTCGCGATCGAGGGCGCCGGCGTGCTGGTGACCGCCGCGCACGGCCCGTCGGACGAGGCGGCCGTTCGGAGCATCCTCGGCACCGGCAAGCTCGTCGCCGGCGGCCGCGCGATCACGCTCGACAAGGCGGCGAAGACGTCCGCCGTCATCACGCCGACCGCGGCCGTGGTGGCGCCCGGAACGTTCAACGGCAAGGGCTTCGACCAGTGCGCGGCGCCCTCGCAGTCCACGATGGACACCTGGTGGAACTCCTCCCCGTACAAGGCGGTCGGCATCTACATCAGCGGCATCCAGCGCGGGTGCGCGCAGCCGAACCTGACGTCGACGTGGATCACCAACCAGCACAACCGGGGTTGGAAGTTCCTGCCCCTGCACGTCGGTCTGCAGGCGCCGTGCCGACCGGGCGGCGGCCACAAGATGTCCGGCGATCCCGCGACCGCCCGCAACCAGGGCCACCAGGCCGGTGTCGAGTCGGTGAACGCCGCCCAGGCGTTGGGGATCGTCGCCGGCAGCGTCCTCTACAACGACATGGAGCAGTACGGCCGCGAAGCCGCCTGCATCACCGCGGTGATGTCGTTCCTCGACGGCTGGACCGACGAGCTGCACGCCCGCGGCTACCTGTCCGGCGTCTACTCCAGCGCTTCGTCCGGCATCACGGACCTGGTCAACAACTACAACAGCTCGACCTACACGCGGCCCGACCACGTGTTCTTCGCCTGGTGGAACAACGTCGCGAACACCGACGGGGGCCAGTACATCCCGGCGAGCATGTGGAGCAACCACCAGCGGGTCAAGCAGTACGCGGGCGACGTCTCCGAGACGTGGGGAGGCGTACAGATCAACATCGACCGCGACTTCTTCGACACTGCGAACGGCGGCCCGCCGCCCCCGTGCGCGGGCGTGTCGCTGGACGCGACGGCGTACCCGAACCAGCAGTCCGGCGCGACGGGCAACCTGGTGAAGGCCGCGCAGTGTCTGCTGCAGGGTGCGGGGTCGATGCCGGCGGGCACGCCGTCGGGAACGTTCGACGCGGCGACTGAGACGGCGGTGCGCTCGTTCCAGACGTCGAAGTCGCTGCCGGTGACGGGCGTGATCAACTCCAACACCTGGACGGCGTTGCTGTCGCGAGGATCGACGCCGACGTTGCGGAGCGGCTCGTCGGGCGCTGATGTGTCGCGGCTGCAGCGTTCGCTGACCTCGGCCTTGGGGCGGACGGTCGGCATCGACGGCGCGTTCGGGCCGATCACCGACCAGGCGGCGCGCGACTACCAGTCGACGCGCGGCCTGGGCGTGGACGGCATCGTCGGGCCGGCGACCTGGGGGGCGCTGCAAGCCGGCCGTTGA